The window ACGGCGGCATATTCGAAATTGACGATCTTCTTGAGTTCGACAATAAGACTTTCGTGTAGACGCCCTGCCTCGAGACTAGAGTTGATGACGTTTGCGATTTGGTTGATCGCGCTGATGCGTTCCGATCGCTCACGGGCCTGCTGTTCCAGGCGGACGCTGGCGGTTACATCCCGAAAGATGCCTTCCGCGCCCGCGAAATTGCCATCCTCATCCGTTATCCGGTTGCCCGACAATTCGATGCAGATCGATCGCCCGTCCTTGCACTTCATCCATACCCGCGTGCGTTCGATGAAGTGCTTGATGGACAGTTCCCGCGCCATGCGCGCCAAGTCAATCTCCTCAAGAAACAGTTCGCGCAGGTTGAGCCCCAAGGCTTCCGTGAACGAATTGAATCCGAAGATTTCCGCGCCGGCGGGATTGATGAACGTCAGGTTGCCGTCGGCGTCCGTCTGGTAAATGCCATCGCGCATCGAGGTGATGAGCGTACGGTATTTTTCCTCCGACTCCTCCAACTGGCTGATATTCTGGTTGAGCGCCTGGGCCATTTTGTTGAAGGAGGAGGCCAGTTCCTCGATTTCGTCGCCGGTTCCAATTTTAAGTTTCAATTCAAGGTCGCCCTGCCGAATGATTTGGGCGCCTTCGTTGAGCAGCATGACCGGGCGGACGATATTGTTGTGTACATTGCGATAGGCGATGATGCAAAACAGGCCGATGATCAGCACTGCCCCGACAATCGAGTAGATTGCCCATGCGTTGATGTTGGCGAAAACCTCGACGGCGGGGCGATACACCACGATGTACTCGCGATAGGAAGCCTCGCGCCCCTGCAATCGGTGAAAAGCCAGGAGGACGCTTTGCGTTTTTCCGTGCGCTTTGTAGTTCATGACGCGCATGACGCCCGATTCGGGCGCGTCGGGCGCGGCCAGACGCTGTTGCAGTCTCGGGGCGGCGCCTTCGGTTTTCAGGGGCGGCATGGCGTTCAGGTCCAGATAGGACATCAGCACGCCGCCGTTTTCGCCGACCCGGGCCATCTGGTATCCGTCGGTGCCGAACTCGTCATCCTGGCGCCGTCCCGCATGGCCGAAAGTGAAATCCATCAATGCCGATACGCCCTGATCCTCGCACAGAAAACCAACGCGATCGTTGGTTACGGGATTGACGACCGGCGCCACGCACCGCGCCTCGTACCGGTTGCGTTCGGGCGAATACCGGAACAGTTCCCCGACAAATGCGGCCTGGGAGAACATCTCGCGCCATTCAGGATGCGAGAGATCCGACTCGGGCGCCTGTTCCGTGCTGAAAACGAGTTGGCCCGATGCATCATAAAGGCTGTATACCGACGGACCGTCCCCCGCGTTGCGCGCCTCGATTTTCAAGCGTTGAAGGAGCTTGTCCGCGGTTTCCGGCTCCACGCCGGCGCGTGTCGCCAACGCGGCGACGATTTCCGGGTCGTGTGCAAGCGATCGCACGGTGCGCAATCGCGATTCAAGCGCCAACACCAGCCCGCGGGCCGTGGTTTGGGCCGCGGTGGAAAGCGTGCGCTGCACGGCTTTGCGCTGACCTTCATGGGTGACACCGTAACCGACAATAAGTGCAATGGTAATCGGAATGATACCCACCCAGATGATAGGGGTCAGGATCTTGCGTTCGATTCCGCCTCGACGTTGACTCCAGCGCATGACGCTCCGGCACGGGCCCCGGCCCTGTCAGTTACTCCACAGCGTGCTCGCGTCCAGCCAAATCCCTTACCTTCTTTAGTAGATCGTCAATCTTGAAGGGCTTTGCCAGATACTCGTCCGCCCCGCATAAAAATATCCGCTCGATGTCCTTTTCCTTGGTCAGGCAGGTCACCGCCATGATGGGAATGCTTTGCGTCGCCTCATTGGCGCGCAGGGCCTTGGTCACCTCGAAACCGTTGATATCCGGCATGAGAAAATCGAGTAAAATGAGATCCGGCAACAGTTGCGCGGCCTTCAGACCCACTTCCGTTGCGTTGCTGACCTTGATCAACTCAAAGCCTTCATCCGTCAGAATTCGCTCGATCATCGCCAAGGCGTCCGGATCGTCATCCACCACCATGACCCGCTTGCGGGAAGGGCCCTTGTCGCGCGGAAACATGTCGTATTGCTCGCGAAATGCATCCAGATCTTTTTCCAAAATCCGGTAATGGCCGCCGGGTGTGCGCGACGCCTTGATCAGTCCCTGTTTGATCCAGTTCTTGATACTGTGATGGGTCACATGGCAAATCTTGGCTGCTTCAAATGTTGTATAGGCTTTCTGTTCACGCTCGCTCACAGTCGTATCCTCCGTTACCGGTTCAGATCAAGGTTCAAAAACGCATGCTTAAAAAATTACAGTTCAACCCGCAAAGAGTCCTATAATTCATAGATTACGCATCTTGTGATTGCATTATAACCCACGGCCTCATGGGTGTCAACCCGGAATTGCGAAGATCAGCGGACGAGGTACCGTGTAATTTTAGTACGGCAGGTCAATGTTTATGACGGCCAATCCGGCGGTCAAGGCCGTCTTTCAATGTGCTTTCGGTCATTTCAGCGGGG of the Candidatus Hydrogenedentota bacterium genome contains:
- a CDS encoding response regulator; protein product: MSEREQKAYTTFEAAKICHVTHHSIKNWIKQGLIKASRTPGGHYRILEKDLDAFREQYDMFPRDKGPSRKRVMVVDDDPDALAMIERILTDEGFELIKVSNATEVGLKAAQLLPDLILLDFLMPDINGFEVTKALRANEATQSIPIMAVTCLTKEKDIERIFLCGADEYLAKPFKIDDLLKKVRDLAGREHAVE